The proteins below come from a single bacterium genomic window:
- the acpS gene encoding holo-ACP synthase: MIHGIGIDIIEIKRIKKTKERFGNIFLTKVFTESEIRYCQTHPKTEDQHFAGRFAAKEAVLKAFGLRWPFISLKDIEIIPDVITGAPEVILYGNILGKANRLKISSILLSISHTKEYAIAQAICNVGDKL; this comes from the coding sequence ATGATTCATGGTATTGGAATTGACATTATTGAAATTAAAAGAATAAAAAAAACCAAAGAACGATTTGGTAACATATTCTTAACTAAAGTTTTTACTGAATCAGAGATTCGGTATTGCCAGACACATCCTAAAACAGAAGACCAACATTTTGCCGGGCGATTTGCGGCTAAAGAGGCAGTGTTAAAGGCATTTGGACTCCGATGGCCTTTTATCTCACTTAAAGATATTGAGATAATCCCTGATGTGATTACAGGTGCTCCGGAGGTGATTTTATACGGAAATATACTTGGCAAGGCAAATAGACTAAAAATATCATCTATCCTTCTCTCTATCTCTCATACGAAAGAATACGCCATTGCCCAAGCAATATGTAATGTTGGAGATAAATTATGA
- a CDS encoding ATPase, T2SS/T4P/T4SS family — MENKPRKKRYFLGEMLIESKIITQKQLDEAIELQLKTGERIGNILRNLGYITENDLLETLSQQLGIPRINFSDIGEIPSEVLKLIPEFIIRRHNLIPISLADHNLTIAMSDPLDIFAIDDVALFIGDYRITPVIVSEDDIRKTIDKYYGGEITFEKTIEKIEVKSTEVEEEVMDVSKVTSAAEEAPLVNLVNRIISNAIQTGASDIHIEPYEYKLRVRQRIDGILYELSAPPKKLLLPIISRIKIMSKADITEHRRPQDSRAKVIVGNREVDMRISFIPTIFGERVAIRILDPKSLYLDLSKLGFDEESLAIYQKYIKSPYGIVLVTGPTGSGKTTTLYSTLATLNSVEKNIMTIEDPVEYVLPGINQEQVRPDLDVTFASGLRSFLRQDPDIIMVGEIRDKETAETAVHAALTGHLVLSTLHTNDAVSAIPRLISMDIVPFLVSSSLIMIIAQRLLRVLCHKCKTPYQMPGSILTEMGLKVEDGNKEITLYHGKGCPACFDTGYRGRIGIFEVLPIDEHIRNLIFKSASIIEIKEYACKIGMKPLKEVGFSRVLDGTTSLEEYLRVI, encoded by the coding sequence ATGGAAAATAAACCACGAAAAAAAAGATACTTTTTAGGTGAAATGTTAATAGAGTCAAAGATAATTACCCAAAAACAACTGGATGAAGCAATAGAACTACAATTGAAAACAGGTGAGAGAATTGGTAATATCTTAAGAAATTTAGGTTATATAACCGAAAATGACCTTTTAGAAACATTAAGTCAACAATTGGGTATTCCTCGAATTAATTTTAGCGATATAGGAGAAATCCCGAGTGAAGTATTAAAATTAATTCCAGAATTTATCATTAGAAGACATAATTTAATTCCTATTTCACTTGCAGACCATAATTTAACCATAGCTATGTCTGACCCACTGGATATATTTGCCATAGATGATGTAGCGTTATTTATAGGTGACTATCGCATAACTCCAGTAATTGTCTCTGAGGATGACATAAGAAAAACTATCGATAAATATTATGGCGGAGAGATAACTTTTGAGAAAACAATAGAGAAAATAGAAGTAAAATCCACTGAGGTTGAAGAGGAAGTAATGGATGTCAGTAAAGTTACCTCTGCGGCTGAAGAAGCTCCATTAGTTAATCTGGTCAATCGTATTATTTCAAATGCGATTCAAACCGGGGCATCAGATATTCATATTGAGCCCTATGAGTATAAACTTCGCGTTCGACAAAGAATTGATGGGATTTTATATGAACTTTCTGCTCCACCTAAAAAATTACTTCTACCTATTATCTCTCGTATAAAAATTATGTCCAAGGCTGATATTACTGAACATAGACGACCACAAGATAGTCGAGCAAAGGTTATTGTTGGAAATCGAGAGGTAGATATGCGAATATCTTTTATTCCGACTATTTTTGGCGAAAGGGTTGCGATTAGAATTTTAGACCCCAAAAGTCTATATTTAGATTTATCTAAACTTGGTTTTGATGAAGAGTCACTTGCAATTTATCAAAAATATATTAAATCTCCTTATGGAATAGTTCTGGTGACAGGTCCAACTGGAAGTGGTAAGACAACAACACTCTATTCAACATTAGCCACACTTAATTCCGTAGAAAAGAATATTATGACCATAGAAGACCCGGTGGAATATGTTCTTCCGGGTATAAATCAGGAGCAGGTAAGACCAGACCTTGATGTTACCTTTGCCAGTGGTCTAAGGTCTTTTTTGAGGCAAGATCCGGATATTATTATGGTGGGTGAAATACGAGATAAGGAAACAGCAGAAACCGCAGTTCATGCCGCATTAACCGGTCATTTAGTCTTAAGCACACTCCATACAAATGATGCGGTAAGTGCGATACCAAGATTGATTTCAATGGACATCGTGCCTTTTCTGGTTTCTTCTTCTTTAATTATGATAATTGCCCAGAGACTATTACGAGTTTTATGTCATAAATGTAAAACACCTTATCAAATGCCAGGTTCCATACTTACAGAAATGGGATTAAAAGTAGAAGATGGAAATAAGGAAATAACTCTATATCATGGCAAAGGCTGTCCTGCTTGTTTCGATACCGGCTATCGTGGTCGAATTGGGATATTTGAAGTCTTACCCATAGATGAACACATTAGAAATTTAATCTTTAAATCCGCCTCTATTATTGAAATTAAAGAATATGCCTGTAAGATAGGAATGAAACCGTTAAAGGAAGTAGGTTTTAGTCGAGTCTTAGATGGCACGACCAGTTTAGAAGAATATTTAAGGGTGATTTAG
- a CDS encoding CDP-alcohol phosphatidyltransferase family protein, whose translation MTLANKITILRILLIPVLVIFLVYGYRKNLLLFRHIALGIFILSMITDALDGMVARAFKQKTNLGSLLDPLADKLLLVTTFGVIGYIGKISLGIVILVISREVIMTLGWIILHIFSPNTITIKPSILGKITTALQMLTIICCLIEIQYPIIIRWTLITTMVIFTIVSTLHYIFVGSQMLNEEGKGKNKGD comes from the coding sequence ATGACATTAGCCAATAAAATTACTATTTTAAGAATCTTATTAATTCCGGTTCTTGTTATCTTTTTAGTCTATGGTTACCGAAAAAATCTACTACTTTTTCGCCATATCGCCCTGGGTATTTTTATCCTTTCAATGATAACAGATGCCTTAGACGGAATGGTTGCCCGTGCATTTAAACAAAAAACTAATCTTGGAAGTTTATTAGACCCGCTGGCAGATAAATTACTTCTGGTAACTACCTTTGGAGTTATAGGATATATTGGAAAAATCTCATTGGGAATAGTAATCCTGGTGATAAGTCGAGAAGTGATTATGACATTAGGGTGGATTATTCTTCATATATTTAGTCCTAATACGATTACGATTAAGCCAAGCATCCTGGGAAAGATAACAACTGCCCTTCAAATGTTGACAATTATTTGTTGTCTGATAGAAATTCAATATCCAATTATTATTCGCTGGACGCTTATTACCACTATGGTAATTTTTACTATCGTCTCCACACTTCATTATATCTTTGTTGGTAGTCAGATGCTTAATGAAGAAGGAAAGGGAAAGAATAAAGGAGATTAA